GCAGCTTTAGGATAGTTTTCAACGCCCTCGACAACTTGGAGGCCCGACGACATGTGAACAAGATGTGCTTGGCGGCCGATGTGCCACTGATTGAGAGCGGCACCACCGGGTTCAATGGCCAGGTTcaggtcatcaagaagggcgTGACGGCCTGCTATGACTGCACAGCCAAGGAAACACCGAAATCGTTCCCAGTTTGCACGATTCGCAGCACACCGAGCCAGCCGATCCACTGCATCGTCTGGGGTAAGAGCTACCTCCTAAACGAAATCTTTGGCACAAGCGAGGACGAGTCCGCCTTCGATCACACCAccgatgctgatgatgcgaAGGAGATTGAAGAGCTGAAGAGGGAGTCGGAGGCACTGCGGAGCATTCGACAGTCAGTCGGCACACCAGAGTTCAGCGAAGCTCTCTTCCAGAAAGTGTTCAACACAGATATTGTCCGGTTGAGGTCGATGGAAGACATGTGGAAGAGCAGGAAGCCGCCCGAGCCACTCGACTACAAGGCCctgatggagaaggcgtcTACCCTTGACAAGGAAGCCGTGGTCGAAGACCAACAAAAGGTTTGGACGCTGGAAGAGAATTTGATTGTCTTTAACGACAGTCTCGATCGGCTCAGCAAGCGCGTAATGGAAAGCAAAGCTGCCGGCCAAGATGCTGTCATCACTTTCGacaaggacgacgaggacaccCTCGACTTTGTCGCTGCCAGTGCCAATATTCGATCGACACTCTTCGGCATCGACCGGAAATCAAAGTTCGACATCAAGCAAATGGCGGGTAATATCATTCCtgccatcgccaccaccaatgCCATTGTGGCTGGCCTCTGTGTTTTGGAGGCGTTCAAAGTCCTCAAGGGCCAGTACAGCCAGGCGAAGGAAATCTTCCTCACTCCTTTTGCTACCCAAAGACTGCTCGGATCCGACAAGTCGCGAGAGCCAAATCCCGCCTGCCCGGTCTGCAGCTCGTTCCAGATACGGTCGCTGGTAGACTTTTCCAAGGCTACGCTCAATGACTTTGTGGAGGACTTTGTCAAAGAGGAGCTTGGCTatggggagaaggagtttgCTATCAGCACGGAGGTGGGAATCATCTATGATCCTGATGAAACGGATAATTTGGAGAAGAAGTTGTCCGAGCTTGGTATGTTTTCCTGTTTCGTTATTCATGAAGGTTTTACAGGGTATTTCTAACAGTATTGTACACAGGCATCAAATCTGactccttcttgaccattaccgacgaggatgacgagcTCGTCAACGTGGTTGTCGCCCTTTCAGAATCGTACGTCTCGGTTATTTATTTCTCTCACCAGACCAGTTGACTGACATCCCTTACAGGAAAGAGCCCCTCGAGGATAAACCCGTCAAGGGGATTTTCTCCTCTGAGAAGAAGATCGAGATCCCAGCCAAGCCTAAGCAGCCGGCCACGGAAACCAACGGCGCTGCCAGCGATAGTCCCCCGCTTGTGGTCTCCCTCACGAAGCCTACTGACGGTGTCACCCCCGCTAAGCGCTCTCACCCCGATAGTGAAGAGGGGATTGCGAAGAAGGTCAAGACGAtcgctgctggtgctgatgaagaaggcgataTCGTCATAGTGGACGATGCGCCTTTGGACGCtggtggtagtggtagtGGGGGGGCGATTGTCATTGATGATTAATTCTTCCGACTCTTTGAAATATCGAGAGAGGTGAGTTCAAGCGCTGAGTCCACCATCGAGGTTGAGAATGCAGTTATTAGCGTACTGGTttttggcgaggaaggaggcggcaTCGGCGACTTCGTCTGG
This window of the Podospora pseudoanserina strain CBS 124.78 chromosome 3, whole genome shotgun sequence genome carries:
- the UBA2 gene encoding E1 ubiquitin-activating protein uba2 (EggNog:ENOG503NWF7; COG:O) — its product is MSSDPEFDGVSPLTEAKKSRVLMVGAGGIGCELLKNLVLTGFGETHIVDLDTIDLSNLNRQFLFRQEHIKKSKALVATEAAQKFNPNVKIVPYHANIKDPQFNIEWFSSFRIVFNALDNLEARRHVNKMCLAADVPLIESGTTGFNGQVQVIKKGVTACYDCTAKETPKSFPVCTIRSTPSQPIHCIVWGKSYLLNEIFGTSEDESAFDHTTDADDAKEIEELKRESEALRSIRQSVGTPEFSEALFQKVFNTDIVRLRSMEDMWKSRKPPEPLDYKALMEKASTLDKEAVVEDQQKVWTLEENLIVFNDSLDRLSKRVMESKAAGQDAVITFDKDDEDTLDFVAASANIRSTLFGIDRKSKFDIKQMAGNIIPAIATTNAIVAGLCVLEAFKVLKGQYSQAKEIFLTPFATQRLLGSDKSREPNPACPVCSSFQIRSLVDFSKATLNDFVEDFVKEELGYGEKEFAISTEVGIIYDPDETDNLEKKLSELGIKSDSFLTITDEDDELVNVVVALSESKEPLEDKPVKGIFSSEKKIEIPAKPKQPATETNGAASDSPPLVVSLTKPTDGVTPAKRSHPDSEEGIAKKVKTIAAGADEEGDIVIVDDAPLDAGGSGSGGAIVIDD